The sequence GAATGCAGCCCCCCACAGGGGGGAGATAACGGGAGAGGGGTGGGATGTGGGGGCAGgtgggctgggggtcccagaggCGCCGGTGACGGTCACCTCCCCGTGCGGAGGGTGCCCGGGGTCGtccctgccctgggagggggacggggggagcagctgggaccccccccccgcccggtgcTGCCCCGCGGGCCCTGGGTGCCGGCCAGGCGCTGACGCACTGCGCCCGGCTAATCCCCGGCACGCCGCGGACGCCCCGGCTCGGCGGGAGGGAGGTCGGTCGGAGACTCGTCCGGGCGTgggtgggggacacggggtgctCGTCCCCACGCCGGGAGGGGGACGTAGGGTGCTCACCCCCACCCCGGGAGGACAGGGACCACCGCCCAGGGTCCCCACGTGCCCCGTGGCACCTGGGCACGGACCCAGGCCCATGTGGGACCTGCCCCAAAAGCTGGGGGTCAATCCTCAGcccccccccttttcccaccCTCCGCCTGGGCGAGGTCTGACCCCCCCCgctgcggggcagggcagggggtccGGGGGTCCCCCGCGCGGGGAGGGGCGCGTGGCTTTACCCAGCGAGCGAGGAGCCCGGGTTCAACTTGGGGCGCAGGGGCTGACGTGGCGGGGGGGGTGGCACGGCCCAGGACGCCTGGGTTCCTCTCCCACCGCCCCCCACGCCGGCCCCGCAGGCCCCCCGCCATGTGGCTGTACCTCTTACTGGCGGCACTGGCCTGGGCGCTGGGCTGGCTGGTGCGGGACCGCCAGAGCCTGCCCTCCGTCAAGGACAAGCACGTCTTTATCACCGGCTGCGACAGCGGCTTCGGCAACCTGCTGGCACGGCGGCTGGCCTGCCGGGGCTACCGGGTGCTGGCCGCCTGCCTGACCCAGAAAGGGGCCGACAGCCTCCAGCGGAGCTGCTCCGGCCACCTCCGCACCACCCTGCTCGACGTCACCCGCTCCGACAGCATCCGCCGGGCCGTCGAGTGGGTGCGGGCAGAGGTGGGCGAGAAAGGTGAGGagggggcaggatgggacccggggaggtgctggggggggggacacgatgACGACGAcatggggtcccaggggaggtgctgggggggggacggggacaacGATGACGACGAcatggggtcccaggggaggtgccggggggcaggatgggacccggggaggtgctgggggggggacgatgatgacgaTGACATGGGGTCCCAAGGGAGGTGCcggggggcaggatgggacccggggaggtgctgggggggggggacgacgatgATGACGAcatggggtcccaggggaggtgctgggggggggacggggacaacGATGACGACGAcatggggtcccaggggaggtgctggggggggggacagacggGGACAACGATGACGATGAcatggggtcccaggggaggtgccggggggcaggatgggacccggggaggtgctgggggggacacacaatGACGACGAcatggggtcccaggggaggtgctgggggggggacggacggacggggaCAACGATGACAATGAcatggggtcccaggggaggtgccggggggcaggatgggacccggggaggtgctgggggggggggacacgacgatGATGACAACATGGGGTCCcaagggaggtgctggggggcaggatgggacccggggaggtgctgggggggacgatgatgacgatgacatggggtcccaggggaggtgccggggggcaggatgggacccggggaggtgctgggggggacacacaatGACGATGACATGGGGTCCcaagggaggtgctggggggcaggatgggacccgaggaggtgctgggggggggggggacacacgatgATGATGACAAcatggggtcccaggggaggtgccggggggcaggatgggacccggggaggtgctggggacGACGACGATGATGACAACAAGGGgtcccaggggaggtggggggggggggggggacaacaaTGACGATGACATGGGGTCCCAGggcaggtgctgggggggacgACGATGATGATGACAAcatggggtcccaggggaggtgctggggggcaggatgggacccggggaggtgctggggggggggacggggtcCCAGCAGGATGGGTGGTCTCAGGGGAGAGGCTTGGTCCCACCAAGGGATGCTCTAGGACAAGACGGGGAGCTCCACAGCGGGGGTACGGGGCAGgacggggggtccctggggaggtgctgtggggcaggattAGGGGTCCCCGACGAGGTGCTACAGGGCAGAACAGGGGGGTCCCACCAGGGCACCCCACGGCAAAGGATGAGGGGGGTctggagaggggctgcggggcaAGATGGGTCCTGCCACcgggtgctgtggggagccctagAGAGGGGCtacggggggggtccctgcaaggtgctgtggggcaggatggAGGGGAGGGTCCCCCCGGGGCACACTAGGGCCAGGACGGGGGTCCGTGGGGCAGGGAGACAGAGGAGGGGACCGCGGCCACCATCCCCGACCTCGCGCGTGCCCCCCAGGGCTCTTCGGGCTGGTGAACAACGCGGGGGTGGCCAACCCCATCGGCCCCACGGAGTGGATGGGGATGGAGGACTACCGCCAGGTCATGGCCGTCAACGCCTTCGGGGCCATCGAGGTGACGCTCCAGTTCCTGCCCCTGCTGaagcgggcgcggggccgggtgGTGAACACCTCCAGCGTGCTGGGCCGCCTCTCCGCCAACGGCGGCGGCTACTGCATCTCCAAGTACTGCATCGAGGCCTTCTCCGACAGCCTGCGGTGGgtgccggccccccgcccgccccgcggcccccgccccgcgccctgACGGCCGTGCATCCCGCAGGCGCGACATGTACCACTTCGGGGTGAAGGTCAGCGTCGTGGAGCCCGGCTTCTTCAAGACAGCGGTGACCAACCTGGAGAGCATCGAGGCGTCCCTGCGCCGGCTCTGGGACCGCCTGGCGCCCGAGACGCGGCTCAGCTACGGCGAGGATTTCTTCCATAAGTGTGAGCGGGCTGGGGGGGTGCccgctgcctcagtttcccctggcCGCGggctgcccgtccctgcctgaccccccccctccccgcctgcaCCCCCCAGACCTCAAGGTGCAGCGGCTCATCATGAACGTCATCTGCGACGCGGACCTCAGCAAGGTGACCCGCTGCATGGAGCACGCGCTGGGCGCCCGGCACCCACGCACCCGCTACAGCGCCGGCTGGGACGCCAAGCTGCTCTGGCTGCCCGCCTCCTACCTGCCCGCCTGCCTCGTCGACTTCGCCCTGGCCACCATCCTGCCCAAGCCGGCCCACCGTGCCCGCTAGTCCCCTGCTGCAGCCACcggcccccccccagggctgtgagaccccctcctgccccccccaggGCTGCAAATAAACCACCCATCCCGGGTGCCGTGCAAACTGCCGCCTGCGGCGCTCGTCcctgcggcagccccggggccggggggggtccccgcgcgGCTCAGGGACCGCTGGTGGCATCGCCGtgcggagcccccagccccgctgcaccggggggggggtggcttCCAGGGTCACGGCCCTCGGGGGGACCCACGGGGACGCTGCCACCATCGCTGCCCTTCCGCCGGTCCCGGCACGGCCTGGCGTCCTGTTGACGCGGCCCTGAGCCAAGCTGGCCCCCCCGGTTgccccccggcgccggggcgggacggggctgcTCGCACCACGGCCACGCACGCCGGGCCCCCCCGTGCTCCCATTGCTCCCAGTGGGACCAGTCCCTTCCCGGTGGGGAGGTTCCAGTCATAGGAcggggcagcacccaggggctccctcagccccacagcacccgcAGGGTCAGTGGATCTcgggggacaccccccacccACGAGGgaccccgtcccccccccagcccggtggGCGCGGGGGACGCGCGGCGCTACAgaagcttttctgtttatttccacACCCGGGGACGCTccccgggcccccccagcccccaccggCACGCGGGGAGGGGTCCAACGGCAGCGACCCCGGGGGGGGGTTGGCACGTGGGGCCCTGCCCCGGAGGAGCTTGCAGAAGGCAAGCGAGCGGGAgcagccccccgcggcccccagagccccccgggtggggggcagcgggagccgggggggccACGGCGCCCGCAGGGGGCTACATGACCTCGTAGCCGCTGCGGATGCCCTTCATCAGGCAGCAAGCGAAGATGATGCCCAGGatctgggaagggagaggggagagggggtgATCCCCATCCTGCACAGCCCCACACGTGgagggggggctcagccccacacgggggggctcagccccacgtCCTACCTCGAAGAAGGCGATGCCCAGCGCGACGGCGGCCACGATGAGGATGTTCTTCTTCATCCAGGCTTCGATGCTCTGGAGGCAGCCctgggggagcagcggggctcAGGGGGCGGCCGGACCCCTGGGGCTGaacggggggggaggggggggcacgggggggggggtctcaccttCTCGTAGAcggtggcggggctggggcggaCGTTGCAGGAGGTGGTGTTGACGCGGCAGCAGGACCGGGGCACCGTGTTGTTGAACCTGAACCGCTCGATGGTGGCCCAGTCCGTGTAGTTGTTGACTCCGCAGCAAGCGAactaccgggggggggggggggggggaaccccaggGGGTCAGGGGGGCCGAGCCCCAgacgcccgccccccccccgaccAGGGCCACCCCGTGACTCACATCCCTCTGGAGCTCGTCCACCGCCGCCGTCGCGGGCTCGTCCTCCCCGTACTTGTGCATGGCGTCCCACAGCCCGTCCTCCAGCACCGAGCGgacctgggggggccggggggggtcagagggggacgggggggggggtcctgcagcaCCCAGGCGGGTCCGtgcccccgtgccccctccccacgaGTCCCCCACCTTGTCCTTGAAGACGTATCCGGTGATGGCAGCGGCGATCTCCACCAGGAAGATGATGCTGAGCAGGACGGCGAACTGcggggggacagggtgggggtcagggcgGGGGGGTTAAGGTgtgggggggggagtgggggggggatCCAGGGTGCCCACCGTGGTGACCATGCAGTAACTCTCCTTCCAGGCGCCGCAGCAGCCGAAGAAGGAGATGAAGAAGATGATGATGCCCAGCACCAGGATGGCGACGGGGGTGCTGGAGGCGGAGGCGCTGCTGACGGCCAGCGCCTCACTGAGGGCCACTTGGGCGTAGATGCCGATGGCGATGAG comes from Mycteria americana isolate JAX WOST 10 ecotype Jacksonville Zoo and Gardens chromosome 26, USCA_MyAme_1.0, whole genome shotgun sequence and encodes:
- the RDH5 gene encoding retinol dehydrogenase 5 produces the protein MWLYLLLAALAWALGWLVRDRQSLPSVKDKHVFITGCDSGFGNLLARRLACRGYRVLAACLTQKGADSLQRSCSGHLRTTLLDVTRSDSIRRAVEWVRAEVGEKGLFGLVNNAGVANPIGPTEWMGMEDYRQVMAVNAFGAIEVTLQFLPLLKRARGRVVNTSSVLGRLSANGGGYCISKYCIEAFSDSLRRDMYHFGVKVSVVEPGFFKTAVTNLESIEASLRRLWDRLAPETRLSYGEDFFHKYLKVQRLIMNVICDADLSKVTRCMEHALGARHPRTRYSAGWDAKLLWLPASYLPACLVDFALATILPKPAHRAR
- the CD63 gene encoding CD63 antigen is translated as MAVEGGMKCVKYLVFIFNFIFWVCGVALIAIGIYAQVALSEALAVSSASASSTPVAILVLGIIIFFISFFGCCGAWKESYCMVTTFAVLLSIIFLVEIAAAITGYVFKDKVRSVLEDGLWDAMHKYGEDEPATAAVDELQRDFACCGVNNYTDWATIERFRFNNTVPRSCCRVNTTSCNVRPSPATVYEKGCLQSIEAWMKKNILIVAAVALGIAFFEILGIIFACCLMKGIRSGYEVM